From the Pomacea canaliculata isolate SZHN2017 linkage group LG14, ASM307304v1, whole genome shotgun sequence genome, one window contains:
- the LOC112555572 gene encoding E3 ubiquitin-protein ligase TRIM17-like, which produces MDATEAPLSVSSEKSECPICLSTFTEPKIMFCGHIVCRFCLITWLQVRGMNADCPLCRHAIVVGQLADFQTDHLAEHVADSLPTDHVLQAIARGTVELTPDTCQWCENLLCSSLSSPHPNCPVQQHSQTIDLREEKARAFIDDMSHVLQVMLRWANDTKKALKDTEEELRGRVDFNEIVTLEQEDTLDDVTFFQSETDELCTVLMTHQRLLRRVLDSRQVAATILLMKPMHNRVQLLMQCIDFLNQSCFQCCQKLRPSLEAVV; this is translated from the coding sequence ATGGACGCGACGGAAGCACCGCTGTCAGTCAGCTCAGAGAAGTCCGAGTGTCCCATCTGCTTGAGCACCTTCACGGAGCCCAAGATAATGTTTTGTGGGCACATAGTCTGTCGCTTCTGCTTAATCACCTGGCTACAAGTCCGAGGGATGAACGCCGACTGTCCTCTGTGTCGCCATGCCATTGTCGTGGGCCAGCTGGCAGACTTTCAAACGGATCACCTGGCAGAGCATGTGGCAGACTCATTGCCAACAGACCATGTGCTGCAGGCCATCGCTCGCGGCACAGTGGAACTCACACCCGACACTTGTCAATGGTGTGAAAATCTACTTTGTTCTTCACTCAGTTCCCCGCATCCCAACTGTCCTGTACAGCAGCATTCACAGACTATTGACCTGCGCGAGGAGAAGGCTCGAGCGTTTATCGATGACATGTCCCACGTTCTGCAGGTGATGCTTAGGTGGGCGAATGACACAAAGAAAGCCCTAAAGGACACGGAAGAAGAGCTCCGTGGTCGGGTCGACTTCAACGAAATCGTGACTCTGGAGCAAGAAGACACCTTGGACGATGTCACCTTCTTCCAGAGTGAGACCGACGAGCTTTGCACGGTCCTCATGACGCACCAGCGCCTCCTGCGGCGCGTGCTAGACAGCCGGCAGGTCGCGGCTACCATCCTGCTGATGAAGCCGATGCATAACAGAGTACAACTTCTGATGCAGTGCATAGATTTCTTGAACCAATCTTGTTTCCAGTGTTGTCAGAAACTGCGCCCATCTTTGGAAGCAGTCGTTTAA